In one window of bacterium BMS3Abin14 DNA:
- the lpxB gene encoding lipid-A-disaccharide synthase, giving the protein MMVVAGEASGDMYGGRLCASLKEIVPEIELFGVGGDAMAQSGVALLSHISELSVMGTWDVLKNLGKIRGILNKLKERLNSDPPSGLIVIDFPGFNLRLAGYARKRGIPVVYYVPPKLWVWGKWRMNALRRSVDMVLAIFPFEEDFYRAEGVPVAFVGNPIVEFLGNEDPDGFRSLHSIDGDTKVIALLPGSRPGEIRRLLPIFLESAGLISSRLEGGARFLLPLAHTVSRPMVERMVEGAPVDVEIVEGQSREVLAVSDAAVVASGTATLEAFLLGTPQAVAYRMSPLSHLIGKLVIKVPMISLPNILAGKEVVRELLQDSASPKAISDEIVSLLDDKPRIEAYRTASGRVMDELKGLGTSRLAARATLDVFDDFAKGHQSAH; this is encoded by the coding sequence ATGATGGTGGTTGCCGGGGAGGCCTCCGGCGATATGTACGGTGGCCGCCTTTGCGCTTCTCTCAAGGAGATTGTACCCGAGATTGAGCTTTTCGGGGTCGGCGGTGATGCCATGGCGCAGTCCGGGGTCGCCCTCCTGTCCCATATCAGTGAGCTGTCCGTCATGGGAACGTGGGATGTTCTGAAAAACCTGGGGAAGATCAGGGGAATACTTAACAAGCTCAAGGAGAGGTTAAACAGCGACCCGCCTTCAGGTTTGATCGTCATTGATTTCCCGGGGTTCAACCTCCGGCTAGCCGGCTATGCAAGAAAACGCGGGATCCCCGTGGTCTACTACGTTCCCCCCAAGCTGTGGGTCTGGGGAAAATGGAGAATGAATGCTCTGAGGCGAAGTGTTGACATGGTTCTTGCCATATTTCCTTTTGAGGAGGATTTTTACAGGGCCGAGGGTGTGCCGGTGGCTTTCGTGGGCAATCCTATCGTCGAGTTCCTCGGCAACGAGGATCCCGATGGGTTCCGTTCTCTGCACAGTATCGACGGCGACACGAAGGTGATCGCCCTGTTGCCCGGGAGCCGGCCGGGGGAGATCCGGCGGCTTCTCCCCATCTTTCTTGAAAGCGCCGGGCTGATATCCAGTCGCCTGGAGGGGGGAGCCAGGTTTCTGCTTCCCCTTGCTCATACCGTTTCCCGTCCCATGGTAGAGAGGATGGTCGAAGGCGCCCCTGTGGATGTCGAAATTGTCGAGGGACAGTCCAGAGAAGTGCTGGCTGTATCGGATGCCGCTGTGGTGGCATCGGGAACAGCCACCCTTGAGGCGTTTCTGCTGGGAACCCCCCAGGCCGTTGCCTATAGAATGTCCCCGTTGAGCCATCTGATAGGAAAACTGGTGATCAAGGTGCCCATGATCAGCCTTCCCAACATCCTTGCCGGGAAAGAAGTCGTGCGGGAGCTTCTCCAGGATAGCGCATCGCCCAAGGCAATTTCCGACGAGATCGTCAGCCTCCTTGATGATAAGCCCCGTATCGAAGCCTATCGAACCGCCTCAGGGAGGGTAATGGACGAGCTGAAAGGACTGGGGACCTCACGGCTGGCGGCCAGGGCAACGCTGGACGTGTTTGATGACTTCGCAAAAGGTCATCAGAGCGCCCACTGA
- the lpxK gene encoding tetraacyldisaccharide 4'-kinase, with product MGGHTRVSSLLIPVSILYGMAAGLNRLLFRWGVRGSRDLPRPVVSVGNITIGGAGKTPLVMWLASGLRKRGIRVAVLTRGYGRKISSPGEVVMLRGKMDTDPLVAGDEPLLMAERLGDIPIFVSSRRYRAGVAAMRSGDVDLFILDDGFQHFPLGRDLEIVAVDDRRRFGDGRLLPAGVLREPASRLAEADIVVVTKARTVDAAFEEEIRGHTAAALCWADFRPLGIRAWDGDGIMDPVELEGTRILTFSGIADPESFESTAGKIPCDIRGNSRFRDHHPYGEADVRALLEMAGNVGADAFLTTEKDAVRWPGRLSSLPCYVLVMEPVFLHGEKILMEKVLSLVDT from the coding sequence ATGGGGGGCCATACGCGGGTGTCTTCACTTCTGATTCCCGTTTCCATCCTTTACGGGATGGCGGCAGGTCTGAACAGGCTGCTGTTCCGTTGGGGAGTGAGGGGATCGCGTGATCTGCCCCGCCCGGTGGTAAGCGTTGGAAATATCACCATAGGTGGAGCCGGGAAGACCCCACTGGTAATGTGGCTGGCATCCGGGCTCCGGAAACGGGGAATCAGAGTAGCGGTCCTCACACGGGGATACGGCCGGAAGATATCCTCGCCCGGAGAAGTGGTGATGCTTCGTGGAAAGATGGATACCGATCCCCTCGTGGCGGGGGACGAACCGCTTCTCATGGCTGAGCGGCTGGGGGACATTCCCATCTTCGTGTCATCCCGACGGTACAGGGCCGGTGTGGCCGCCATGAGGAGTGGAGATGTGGACCTTTTTATCCTCGATGATGGCTTCCAGCACTTTCCGCTTGGAAGGGACCTCGAGATCGTTGCCGTGGACGATCGCCGAAGGTTCGGCGATGGCCGTCTCCTGCCTGCCGGCGTGCTGAGAGAACCGGCCTCGAGGCTGGCTGAGGCCGACATCGTTGTCGTCACAAAAGCCCGGACTGTTGACGCCGCCTTCGAGGAAGAGATCCGCGGGCACACCGCCGCGGCCCTCTGCTGGGCCGATTTCAGACCCTTGGGGATAAGGGCGTGGGACGGGGATGGCATAATGGATCCGGTGGAGTTGGAGGGGACACGAATCCTGACTTTTTCCGGCATCGCCGACCCGGAATCCTTTGAGTCCACAGCCGGGAAGATCCCATGTGACATCCGGGGAAACTCCCGTTTCCGGGATCACCATCCTTACGGGGAAGCCGACGTTCGTGCGCTCCTGGAGATGGCCGGGAATGTGGGAGCGGACGCCTTCCTGACCACCGAGAAGGACGCTGTCCGCTGGCCGGGCCGCCTTTCCAGCCTTCCCTGTTACGTTCTCGTTATGGAACCGGTGTTCCTCCATGGGGAAAAAATCCTCATGGAGAAGGTCCTTTCCCTGGTGGACACCTGA
- the gmhB gene encoding D-glycero-beta-D-manno-heptose-1,7-bisphosphate 7-phosphatase has product MRRHRGAGTHPGRAAVFLDRDGTILDETGYLGDPGGVTFLDGAVEGMRLLHRAGYILLVVTNQSGIARGYFQEEDALAVNLRMAQELGAKGVKLDGIYHCPHHPDDQCACRKPAAGMLERAAYDFGLDPGKCWVVGDTDRDVQMGIAGGLRTVLVLTGKQDKGMVSETVPKAAGLLDAARLILEERP; this is encoded by the coding sequence ATGAGGCGGCATCGAGGCGCCGGAACCCACCCCGGCCGGGCGGCCGTCTTTCTGGACAGGGACGGGACCATTCTGGACGAAACGGGCTACCTCGGCGACCCTGGGGGCGTCACTTTTCTCGACGGCGCAGTGGAGGGGATGCGCCTTCTCCACAGGGCCGGCTACATTCTCCTCGTTGTAACCAACCAGTCGGGGATCGCCAGGGGCTACTTTCAGGAGGAGGACGCGCTGGCGGTCAACCTCCGCATGGCCCAGGAACTTGGTGCGAAAGGGGTGAAACTGGACGGGATATACCATTGTCCACACCATCCCGACGACCAGTGTGCATGCAGAAAACCCGCCGCCGGGATGCTGGAGCGGGCCGCGTATGATTTTGGCCTGGACCCGGGAAAATGCTGGGTTGTGGGTGACACGGATAGGGATGTTCAGATGGGAATTGCCGGCGGCCTTCGCACCGTCCTGGTTCTCACGGGAAAACAGGACAAGGGGATGGTGTCAGAGACAGTGCCCAAAGCGGCGGGCCTGCTGGATGCTGCCCGGCTCATCCTCGAGGAACGGCCCTGA
- the htrB_1 gene encoding lipid A biosynthesis lauroyl acyltransferase, whose protein sequence is MWGKLPDMFAALVIRMFGVVGLLLPRRILLLVGRGIGNLAYLLAFKRRHLALENIRLALGQELSPVEQRRVARRSFAHLGMNLMEYFTFPNLNRRKIEGTTLFSGEKHLDSALGEGRGVLCLTGHMGNWDLLGSALAFRGYPVSLVSKVSRSRAINRVWMDYREDVGVRIFSGPGAMKDILRQLKKGGIVGLVVDQNALRNDGIFVPFFGREACTLTAIAVLARRTGAPVVPIYSFREGSKLRVVVQAPLESGEIEDMNEDVFQRTLRYSQWTEAVIRRHPEQWTWLHNRWRTRPPGEISE, encoded by the coding sequence ATGTGGGGGAAACTTCCGGATATGTTTGCCGCCCTGGTCATCAGGATGTTCGGCGTAGTCGGGCTTCTGCTTCCCCGGCGGATACTTCTGCTTGTGGGCAGAGGAATCGGAAATCTTGCCTACCTGCTTGCTTTCAAACGAAGGCATCTGGCGCTTGAAAATATCCGGCTGGCCCTGGGACAGGAACTATCCCCGGTTGAGCAGAGGCGTGTTGCAAGAAGGTCCTTCGCCCACCTTGGCATGAATCTCATGGAGTACTTTACATTCCCCAACCTGAACCGGAGAAAGATCGAGGGCACCACCCTGTTTTCCGGTGAGAAACATCTCGATTCGGCCCTGGGGGAGGGGAGGGGCGTGCTTTGCCTCACCGGCCACATGGGCAACTGGGATCTGCTTGGATCGGCCCTGGCCTTCAGGGGCTACCCGGTGTCGCTGGTGAGCAAGGTCTCCAGGAGCAGAGCCATCAACCGGGTCTGGATGGATTACCGGGAGGATGTGGGCGTCAGGATATTTTCCGGGCCCGGAGCGATGAAGGATATCCTCCGGCAGTTGAAAAAAGGAGGGATTGTGGGACTCGTGGTGGACCAGAATGCCCTGAGAAATGACGGCATATTTGTGCCTTTCTTCGGGAGGGAAGCCTGCACTCTCACCGCCATCGCGGTCCTCGCAAGGCGAACAGGGGCTCCGGTCGTGCCGATATATTCCTTCCGGGAGGGTTCGAAACTCAGAGTCGTCGTACAGGCGCCCCTTGAATCGGGCGAGATCGAGGATATGAACGAGGATGTTTTTCAAAGGACACTCCGTTATTCCCAATGGACGGAGGCTGTAATCAGACGGCATCCGGAGCAGTGGACCTGGCTCCACAACAGGTGGAGGACCAGGCCCCCGGGAGAGATTTCGGAATGA
- the msbA gene encoding lipid A export ATP-binding/permease protein MsbA has translation MTSQKVIRAPTDGRPNQIVPLSILDTDVKQRLSKSLRIYKRLLRYVKPYTGKLVVASVAMLGVAAATAASALLIKNILDDVFIRKDRQMLVLIPVAIILLYLFKGVCRYLRTYLMSAAGIQMIRDIRNDLYAHLHSMSMSYFTKTPTGVLMARVTYDVSMIQGAVTDALTGVVRDVFTIAALAGVVLYRNSMLGIVALLGAPLAFYPLVHFGRKMKKSSRKSQEEMGDLSKLMQEKISGVGLVKASGTEDEELARFKGDNERLVQTFIKIQRVRAMSSPVMEFIGALSIAGIVWVGGLMVMKDQMTVGEFFSFLTALMLLYEPVKHISSVNNIIQQGLAAAERVFEVMDLNPEVEDAEDAVAMPKSRGVIHFDNVSFRYDTEWILRDINLDIEPGMKLAIVGSSGGGKTTLASLIPRFYDVTEGSLKVDGYDVRSVTQKSLRRQISVVSQDVVLFNDTIRSNVCYGVEDVSDETLKRALETAYAYDFVVSLPDGYESVIGERGTRLSGGQRQRLSIARAIVKDSPILILDEATSSLDTESEYFVQKAIENLVVGRTTLIIAHRISSVRNADRIVVISRGRIVESGRHDDLIELGGEYSRLYSLLVDDNPREIVKNDIEP, from the coding sequence ATGACTTCGCAAAAGGTCATCAGAGCGCCCACTGATGGGCGCCCAAATCAAATTGTGCCCCTATCAATCCTGGATACTGACGTGAAGCAACGCCTCTCAAAATCGTTACGAATCTACAAGCGCCTTCTGCGCTACGTGAAACCCTACACGGGTAAACTCGTCGTCGCCTCGGTTGCAATGCTTGGAGTCGCAGCGGCAACCGCTGCGTCCGCCCTGCTTATCAAGAACATCCTCGACGACGTTTTCATCCGCAAGGACAGGCAGATGCTGGTTCTGATACCAGTTGCGATAATTCTCCTGTACCTGTTTAAAGGGGTCTGTCGATATCTCAGAACATACCTGATGAGCGCCGCCGGAATCCAGATGATCCGGGATATAAGGAACGACCTCTACGCACACCTGCACAGCATGTCCATGTCCTACTTCACAAAGACCCCAACCGGCGTACTCATGGCACGGGTAACCTACGACGTGTCCATGATCCAGGGAGCGGTTACTGATGCACTGACAGGGGTTGTGCGGGATGTTTTCACCATCGCTGCGCTTGCCGGTGTCGTATTGTACAGGAATTCCATGCTCGGGATCGTGGCTTTGCTCGGAGCGCCTCTCGCCTTCTATCCCCTCGTACACTTCGGCCGAAAAATGAAAAAGAGCAGCCGAAAAAGCCAGGAGGAGATGGGAGATTTAAGCAAGCTTATGCAGGAGAAGATATCCGGCGTAGGCCTCGTAAAGGCATCCGGTACCGAGGATGAGGAACTGGCGCGCTTCAAAGGTGACAACGAACGCCTGGTTCAGACCTTCATCAAGATCCAGCGCGTGAGGGCCATGTCCAGTCCGGTTATGGAGTTCATCGGGGCCCTCTCCATCGCCGGCATTGTCTGGGTGGGTGGATTGATGGTGATGAAGGACCAGATGACCGTGGGCGAATTCTTCTCCTTCCTCACGGCGCTCATGCTGCTCTATGAGCCGGTTAAACATATCAGTTCCGTAAACAACATAATCCAGCAGGGTCTTGCCGCCGCAGAGAGGGTTTTCGAGGTCATGGATCTGAATCCGGAGGTGGAGGACGCCGAGGACGCTGTGGCCATGCCCAAAAGCCGTGGAGTGATCCATTTCGACAACGTCTCATTTCGCTACGACACCGAATGGATCCTCCGGGATATCAACCTCGATATCGAACCCGGGATGAAACTGGCCATCGTGGGATCAAGCGGCGGCGGCAAAACTACCCTGGCGAGCCTTATTCCGAGGTTCTACGATGTTACTGAGGGTTCCCTGAAAGTAGACGGATACGACGTGCGAAGCGTCACCCAGAAAAGCCTGAGGCGACAGATAAGCGTGGTGTCCCAGGATGTGGTGCTCTTTAACGACACTATACGCAGCAACGTATGCTACGGGGTGGAGGACGTCAGTGATGAAACCCTGAAGCGGGCGCTGGAGACCGCTTACGCCTACGATTTTGTCGTATCCCTTCCGGACGGATATGAGAGCGTTATCGGCGAGAGAGGCACCCGGCTGTCGGGAGGACAGCGGCAGCGCCTCTCCATAGCGAGGGCCATCGTCAAGGATTCCCCCATCCTCATCCTGGACGAGGCAACCTCATCCCTGGATACCGAGTCCGAGTATTTCGTACAGAAGGCCATTGAGAACCTCGTTGTCGGCAGGACAACCCTGATAATTGCCCACCGGATCTCGAGTGTCAGGAACGCGGACAGGATCGTTGTGATCTCCCGGGGGCGGATTGTTGAGTCCGGCAGGCATGACGACCTGATAGAACTGGGTGGCGAATACTCCAGGCTCTACTCTCTACTTGTGGACGACAACCCCCGTGAGATAGTCAAAAATGACATCGAGCCGTAA
- the lpxA gene encoding acyl-[acyl-carrier-protein]--UDP-N-acetylglucosamine O-acyltransferase, with protein sequence MTVGAVSETSIHPAALVHPDAELDVGVQVGPFSIIGPKVRIGGGTVIASHAVIEGDTTIGKNNRVFQFATLGSDPQDLKYRGEDSRLIVGDGNIFRECCTVHKGTDGGIGETRLGGGILVMAYAHIAHDCVIGDGVIMANAATLAGHIDIEDGAIIGGLAAVHQFCRVGTLAMVAGGSIVVKDVAPYCTVQGNRAGMKGLNLIGLQRRGFSEDAIAALKSAHRIIFRSGSLFSDSIEKVKMDVAGTREVQHLLDFLGGSERGFVR encoded by the coding sequence ATGACAGTGGGCGCCGTTTCGGAGACATCCATCCACCCCGCGGCGTTAGTGCATCCCGATGCGGAGCTGGACGTGGGGGTCCAGGTGGGTCCGTTTTCCATCATCGGACCCAAAGTCAGAATCGGCGGCGGGACGGTGATTGCCTCCCATGCCGTAATCGAAGGCGACACCACCATTGGGAAAAACAACAGGGTTTTCCAGTTCGCCACCCTCGGCTCCGACCCCCAGGACCTTAAATACAGGGGGGAGGATTCACGGCTGATCGTCGGCGATGGGAACATTTTTCGGGAGTGCTGCACCGTCCACAAGGGAACCGATGGCGGCATCGGTGAAACGCGCCTCGGGGGCGGCATACTGGTGATGGCGTATGCCCATATTGCCCATGATTGCGTTATCGGCGACGGGGTTATCATGGCCAATGCCGCCACCCTGGCGGGTCACATAGATATTGAGGACGGGGCCATCATAGGCGGGCTGGCGGCCGTTCATCAGTTCTGCCGGGTTGGAACCCTGGCCATGGTTGCCGGCGGCAGCATTGTGGTTAAGGATGTGGCCCCCTATTGTACCGTGCAGGGAAATCGGGCCGGCATGAAGGGACTTAACCTGATCGGCCTGCAGAGACGGGGATTTTCCGAGGATGCCATCGCTGCCCTGAAATCCGCACACAGAATCATCTTCCGATCAGGATCCCTGTTTTCGGATAGTATTGAAAAGGTAAAAATGGATGTCGCCGGGACCCGGGAGGTTCAACACCTTCTGGATTTCCTGGGGGGGTCCGAAAGGGGTTTTGTCCGTTGA